From the genome of Streptomyces sp. NBC_00659, one region includes:
- the dxs gene encoding 1-deoxy-D-xylulose-5-phosphate synthase: MTILENIRGPRDLKALSEAEIGELAEEVREFLVHAVARTGGHLGPNLGVVELSIALHRVFESPFDRILWDTGHQSYVHKLLTGRQDFSKLRGKGGLSGYPSREESEHDVIENSHASTALGWADGLAKARQVQGEKGHVVAVIGDGALTGGMAWEALNNIAAAKDRPLIIVVNDNERSYAPTIGGLANHLATLRTTDSYERVLAWGKDVLLRTPLVGNTIYESLHGAKKGFKDAFAPQGMFEDLGLKYVGPIDGHDVGAVESALRRAKRFHGPVLVHCLTEKGRGYEPALAHEEDHFHTVGVMDPLTCEPLAPSNGPSWTSVFGDEIVRIGEERADVVAITAAMLHPVGLGKFAERFPDRVWDVGIAEQHATVSAAGLATGGLHPVVAVYATFLNRAFDQLLMDVALHRCGVTFVLDRAGVTGVDGASHNGMWDMSILQVVPGLRIAAPRDADQLRAQLREAVAVDDAPTLIRFPKESVGPVIPAVDHVGGLDVLHRGERPEVLLVAVGVMAQVCLQTADLLQARGIGCTVVDPRWVKPVDPALPHLAAEHRLVAVVEDNSRASGVGAAVSLALGDAEVDVPVRRFGIPEQFLAHAKRSEVLADIGLTPVEIAGRISAGLAIRDERAKAAYEPIEAADRPAEKASSKEKQE, encoded by the coding sequence GTGACGATTCTGGAGAACATCCGGGGACCACGCGACCTGAAGGCGCTGTCCGAGGCGGAAATCGGTGAACTGGCCGAAGAGGTGAGGGAGTTCCTGGTGCACGCGGTCGCCAGGACCGGCGGTCACCTCGGACCCAACCTGGGAGTGGTGGAGCTGTCCATCGCCCTCCACCGGGTCTTCGAGTCGCCCTTCGACCGCATCCTGTGGGACACCGGCCATCAGAGCTACGTACACAAACTGCTGACAGGGCGTCAGGACTTCTCCAAGCTGCGCGGCAAGGGCGGCCTCTCCGGCTATCCCTCCCGCGAGGAGTCCGAGCACGACGTCATCGAGAACAGCCACGCCTCGACGGCGCTCGGCTGGGCCGACGGGCTCGCCAAGGCCCGCCAGGTGCAAGGCGAGAAGGGCCACGTCGTCGCGGTCATCGGCGACGGCGCCCTGACCGGGGGCATGGCGTGGGAGGCGCTGAACAACATCGCCGCGGCCAAGGACCGGCCCCTGATCATCGTCGTCAACGACAATGAACGCTCGTACGCCCCCACCATCGGCGGCCTCGCCAACCACCTCGCGACCCTGCGGACCACCGACAGCTACGAGCGGGTCCTCGCCTGGGGCAAGGACGTCCTGCTGCGCACCCCCCTCGTCGGCAACACGATCTACGAGTCGCTGCACGGCGCGAAGAAGGGCTTCAAGGACGCGTTCGCGCCGCAGGGCATGTTCGAGGACCTCGGGCTCAAGTACGTCGGTCCCATCGACGGTCACGACGTGGGAGCCGTGGAGTCCGCGTTGCGCCGGGCGAAACGCTTCCACGGGCCCGTGCTCGTCCACTGCCTGACGGAGAAGGGGCGCGGCTACGAACCCGCGCTCGCGCACGAGGAGGACCACTTCCACACGGTCGGCGTGATGGACCCGCTCACCTGCGAGCCCCTCGCACCGTCCAACGGCCCTTCCTGGACCTCCGTGTTCGGCGACGAGATCGTCAGGATCGGCGAGGAGCGGGCGGACGTCGTGGCCATCACGGCGGCCATGCTGCATCCGGTCGGGCTCGGGAAGTTCGCCGAGCGGTTCCCCGACCGGGTGTGGGACGTCGGCATCGCCGAGCAGCATGCCACGGTGTCCGCGGCCGGACTCGCGACCGGCGGTCTGCATCCCGTCGTCGCCGTGTACGCGACCTTCCTCAACCGGGCCTTCGACCAGCTCCTCATGGACGTCGCGCTGCACCGCTGCGGTGTGACCTTCGTCCTCGACCGGGCCGGGGTCACCGGTGTCGACGGCGCCTCGCACAACGGCATGTGGGACATGTCGATCCTCCAGGTCGTGCCCGGCCTCAGGATCGCCGCTCCGCGCGACGCCGACCAGTTGAGGGCCCAGCTCCGGGAGGCGGTCGCCGTGGACGACGCGCCGACCCTGATCCGCTTCCCGAAGGAGTCCGTCGGTCCGGTGATCCCCGCGGTGGACCATGTGGGCGGGCTCGACGTCCTGCACCGGGGCGAGCGCCCGGAGGTCCTGCTCGTCGCGGTCGGCGTCATGGCCCAGGTCTGCCTCCAGACCGCCGACCTGCTTCAGGCCCGCGGCATCGGCTGCACGGTCGTCGACCCGCGCTGGGTCAAGCCCGTCGACCCGGCGCTGCCCCACCTCGCCGCCGAACACCGGCTCGTCGCCGTCGTCGAGGACAACAGCAGGGCCTCGGGTGTCGGCGCCGCCGTCTCGCTGGCCCTCGGGGACGCCGAAGTCGACGTGCCCGTAAGACGGTTCGGCATCCCCGAGCAGTTCCTCGCGCACGCCAAGCGGTCCGAGGTGCTCGCCGACATCGGGCTCACGCCCGTGGAGATCGCCGGACGGATCAGCGCCGGGCTGGCCATCAGGGACGAGCGGGCCAAGGCCGCGTACGAGCCGATCGAGGCCGCCGACCGGCCGGCCGAGAAAGCGTCGTCCAAGGAGAAACAGGAATGA